The window AGCCTCACGCTGCGATGCCCGGGCGTCCAGGCCATCGTCCTCGTCTCCCTCGCCGACGTCTCCGCACCGTTCCTGGCCGACCTGGAACCGATCCCGGTCCTCAGCCTCGACGGCCCGGGCGTCCGCCGCATCGGCATCCTCGAACTCGTCACCTCGGCCGGTGTCACCTGGGTCGAGGCCGAACTCCGCAACGACCAGCTCACCGTCATCGGCGATGCACCCACCGACGTGGTGCAGCGCCGCGCCTCGGCCCGCCGCCCGGGCACCTATCCGGCGGTCGGCACCGCCCAGATCGAGAACATCGACGGCCGCCACCTGGTCCCGCTCACCGGCCGCGTCGAGGACATCTCCACCTCCGGCCTGCTGCTGCGAGCCACCACCGAGGACAATCTTCCTTCGCTGCCGTACGGCATAGAGCGCACCCTGCTCCACGTGACGATGCCGTGGGGCGAACTGACCGCCGCGGTGACCACCGTCGACCAGCGGGCCGACCTGCTACGCGGCACCTTCGAATGGATCGACCCCAACGCCTCCGACGAGCTGTTCCGCTTCTGCGGCAACCGCCTCAGTTGAGCGCCGCCCCACCCGCGGGCGGAGAGAGGTCAACTCGAGTCCTGTACGCGCCGGATCCAGCTGGCCGGCACGCCGATGTCGAAGTGCTCGGCTCGCAGTAGCGCAAGCTTGGCCGTGCGATCCCCGATCAGGGCGTCGAAGGCCGAGCCGACCTCGGCGATGAACTCCTGCTCGGACCGGTCGCGAAGCGTTCCGTCGGCGATCTCGACCTGCCATCGGGTGGCGCCGGTGAGCCCGATGCGCACCGAGCGGCCGGTGGACCAGCCCTCGCACTCGAGCCGGCGGAGGTCCTCGGCGAAGCGTTGCTGCCCCAGGTCGGCGTGTTGCTGCCTGCTCTGTTCCGCCTCGATCCGGCTGCGTCCCGAGGCGAGCCGGATGAGCTCGTCGCGTTGGCGGGTCCACGCCACCCATGTGGTGGTTCCGAGGCTGGAGAGTTGGCGGACCATGCCACGCTCGTCGTACCACTGATAGGTCCCCGGCTGGAGGCGCAGCGACAGCCGGTTGTCACCGGTGACGGTCGCCCGGATGGCGCCGTCCGAGGAGGTGGCGGTCACCGACAGCGTTCGCAACCGCTCGCCCAGATCGACCTCGCCGTCCCACATTGATCCACGTTCTCCCAGCTTGATCAACACTTTTTATCGACTCAGATGAACCTACAGCCGGTTACCGGTGGTACACATCGGACGTGACGAGAAAACGCGCCGCCACCCTCGCGGCTCTGACGATTCTGGTGCTCGACGCGCCGGCGCCGGCGCTCGCGCAACCGGGTGGCACCGCGCCGAAGCTGGTGGCGGGCGGAGGCGGCGCCGAGTTCAGCGGAGACGGCGGGCCGGCCGTGGAAGCCGAGCTGAACAAGCCGACGGCGGCAGCCGTCGCCGCTGACGGCACCCTGTTCGTGGCCGACATGGTCAATCGTCGGGTGCGCGCCATCGGCCCCGACGGCATCATCCGCACGGTCGCCGGAAACGGCAGATCGACCGTGCCGCAGCTGCCGCTGCCGCCCAACACGAAGGGCACCGGTATCGCGTTGGGCTCGCCCAACGCCATCACGATCGGCGGCGACGGCACGCTCTTCATCGCCGACAGCACGGTGTCGCGGGTCTACGCGCTGGCGCCGGACGGGACCATCACGGTCCGGGTGGACCCCACCGTGCTCGGCGGGCCGATCAACACGATCAACGGTCTCGCGGTGACCGGTGACGGCGTTCTGCACCTCGCCGACCGAGAGAACAACCGCGTCATCGAGGTCGGGCCGGGTGGTGGGAGCCGGCCGATCTCGACGCCTGTCGGCCTTCCGGTCGGGCTGGCCGCGGACACCGCGGGTGACGTCTGGATCGTCAGCGCGTCGTCCATGCTGAGCCGCCTGCACGGCGGGAAGATCGCGACGATCGTGGAGTCCGCCGACGGCCGCTGGGCGGCAGACGAGAGACGGCCCACATCCACGCCGTTCCACGCCATCGCGATCAGCGCGGGCAAGGACGGCGTCTATGTCATCGACAACACACGACGTGAGGCGCGGCGGCTGGCCGACGACGGCGCGGTGAGCACGGCAGCGGACCTCCCGGCTGATCCGTTCGGTGCCGACGATCCGCTGGCGGTGGCCGCCGAAGCGGCACCCGCCGGCCCGCTCTACCTGGTCGACACCCTGGGCAGCCGGATCTTCTCGGCGCCGGTCGCCGCCTCCGCCGACAACGGCCAGGGCTCGTCCCGCACGCCGACGTGGTACTGGGCCGTGGGCGGCGTCCTCGTGGTCGCGCTCCTGGCTCTGCTTCTCTGGATCGCCCGCCGACGGCGGGCCTGACTGATCGAACGGGGTGACGGCGACATGGCGGCCGAAGTGACCGGTGGTGATCTGTTCCGGCTGTGGCGGGTGTCGGAGGTGCATCTGCCCCGGGTGGCGGACGTGTTCTACGACGCGAACCGGCTGCTCGGCGGATCGCAGGGTGGTGCCGGCAGGTTCCGGGCCGGCGCGCCCGCCTATCCCGGCTCCAGCGTCATGACCAGCACGATCGGCGGCCCTTGGGAAGCCATGCGCAGCGAACTGCAGGCCATGATGGAACACGTCGGCACCACGGTGCTGGACGCGGCCCAGGGGGTTCGGAACGCGACGCAGGCCTACCTCGACGCGGACACCGCGAACGCCGAACTGCTGCGCGAATACCTCGAGGACCCGCGGAATCTCAATCCGGCGGACACAGCCTCCAACCCGCCGACGGCGGGCTCGGACGACGATCCCGGCACCCCGTACCCGACGGCCTGAGCCGAATCCGATCGGGGAAGGAGACATCATGGCGGAGACCGATCTGGTCACTCCGGCGGACCTCGCCGGACAGGCATACCAGCAGGCTGTACGCGACCGGGCCGGCAAGCTCAAGCAGGAGCTGATCCGGCAGACTCTCGAGGACGCCGCGTCCTGGACTCGGGCGGTCAACGACAAGTGGGCGAACGCGCACCCCGGCGAATGGGACGGCCTGCCGATCGACCAGGCCGAGGTTGATCGGTACCGGCAACAGGTTAGTACCCAGGACTACGAGTGGGTGATCCCGTCGTTCGAGCGATTTCTCGACCCGGACCCGGACGCGCTCGATCCGATCATCGCCGCGCTCGCCACGATCGAGGCGCTCCTGGACGGCAACGCCAACCCCGACGGCACCTGGACCGGAGTCTCCCCGGCTCTCGGGCGGATCAACGACGTCCGTGACGACCTGAAGTTCTGGGACGGCGCGTTCAAGGACAACTTCATCGACTACTTCGTCACCCCGCTGCAGACAGTGGTGCCCAACCAGCGAGAGGTGATCAAGTACACCCGTAGCGCGATCGAGGGCTCGAAGATCGTCCACATCCGGATGCGCAGAGCGGTGCTCAACCTGCTCGACCAGGGCATCAAGGCGGCTCAGCAGCTCAGCAACGGCGCCTGTACCGGCGCCGACGTCTTGAAGTGGGGTTCCATCGCGATGTGCGTGGTCGGCACCGCGGTCGGTGGACTGGTGACCGGCCCGGCCGCCGTGCTGGCCGGCGCCGTGCTGGTCGATGTCGGCGGCACCATCCTGAACGGCCTGGTGCCGCCGGACGAGGAGAAGACGAAGCTGGAACTGGCGGCGGAGACCGCCACCGGCGTCGCCTCCAACATCTTGAACGCTCAGAGTGTGCTGGGAAACGACACCTACGTCGCGGAGGAGGGCATCGCGCGCTCGTTGCGCAGCCTTCATCAGCTCGTCGTCGAAGGGCGGCTGCCGACCCTCACCTCGAACGCCTCGGGCCCGTTCGGGGTCGCCACCCCGGCACTGGCCGATGCCGACCCCAGGGCGATAACCGGCGGCTACTTCCGGCCGGGCGGCCGTCACGGAGATGCAGCGTGATCGGATGGTCACCTTGGGTTGCCGAATGAGGTCCGGAAACCTATGGTGACCGAGTGTTGTCGACTGGTGTCGATATGTACTCGAGGCGGCGGGAGATCCGCGCCGGCAGTGAGATCTTCTGTGTTCGAGGGGCCGCGGAGATCCATGCCCTGGACGAGGGCTGTCTCGTGCTGCGCGCCGACGCCCGGCAGAGCAGTGTCCGAGGTCGTGAGGTCCGCCTCGCCCGTCTCGATGCGGCTCGGGTCGGGGACCCGCTCGCGGTGGCTCGCGGTGGTGACCGGCTCGGTGCGGCCCACGGTGAGGACTGTGCCGGGCGGTGGCGGACCGAGCTGAAGGTCGAGGCTCGGCTGCACGATGTGGTTTCCGGGCTTCCGCGGGTGGTGTTCCGGCATGAGGATGCCGCGTCCTACACCTATGCCACCGGGATGCCGCCCGGGGTGGCCGTCACCGAGTTGCACGGGCGGCCGCCGCTGCCGGGGCGGGTCCTGCACGATGTCCTCCGTGGAATCGTGCTCGTCGGCCGTACCCTCGAAGGTCTTCATGAAACCGGGCGGGCTCATCGCGCGCTGCGTCCTGAAGTGCTGCTCGCGTCGCGGGACCGGATGTGGCTGCGGGATGCCGGCCTGGCGGCGACGCGGCCGGAGGCCGGGGAGGGGACCGACGCCTACCGTGCGCCCGAACAGATGCGGGCCGGTGGTGCGGCGGCATCCGACGTGTATCAGCTGGCGGCGATCGTCTATCACCTGGTCACCGGGGAGGCGCCCGGCGCGGACCCACTGCCGGTGGCGCGGCTACGGCCGGATTGGGGCCGGCTGGACGAGCCGCTGGCGGCCGCCCTTCACCCCGACCCGGAGCGACGGTCGACCATCGACGATTTGATTCGCGGCCTGACCCGCGCCGATGGATGACGAGCAGCGATCGGCGCCATCGAGAGGCGAGCGGTGATCCGGCCCACGGCCACCTCGGCGGGCCGGTCGGGGGTGGGCGACGTACCGTTGATCCGGTGAGTGACGTATCCGCGCCCGTCATCGCCCTCGCCCACCGGTTCGCCGATGAGCTGCCCGAGATGGCCGTCGCCTGGTCGGCCGCCGACGTGGCCGCACCCCGGCTGCTTGTGCTCAACGAACCGCTCGCCGCCGAGCTCGGCCTCGACCCGGAGTGGCTGCGCACCGATGACGGGCTGCGGTTCCTCACCGGCAACGCGCTGCCCGACGGTGCGAAGCCGGTCGCCCAGGCCTATGCGGGGCATCAGTTCGGTGGGTATTCGCCACGGCTCGGCGACGGGCGGGCGCTGCTGCTCGGCGAGCTCGGCGGGCGCGATCTGCACCTCAAGGGGTCGGGGCGGACACCGTTCGCGCGCGGCGGGGACGGGCTCGCCGCGGTCGGGCCGATGCTGCGCGAGTATGTGATCAGCGAGGCCATGCACGCGCTCGGCATCCCCACCACACGGTCACTCGCGGTGATCGCCACCGGTAAGAGCATCGTTCGGGAGAATCTCGCGCCCGGGGCGATCCTGGTCCGGGTCGCGGCCAGTCACCTGCGGGTCGGGAGTTTCCAGTTCGCTCGCGCGACCGGCGACGACGAGCTGCTCCGGCGGCTCGCCGGGCACGCCATCGCACGGCACTATCCGCAGGTGGACGGCCCGCTCGGGCTCTATCGGGCGGTGGTCGGCGCGCAGGCCGAACTCATCGCTCGATGGATGCTCACCGGCTTCATCCACGGCGTCATGAACACCGACAACATGACCATCTCCGGCGAGACCATCGACTACGGTCCGTGCGCATTCATGGATGCGTTCGACCCGGCCACCGTGTTCAGTTCCATCGACGAAGGTGGGCGGTATGCCTACGGCAATCAGCCCGGCATCGCCCAGTGGAACCTCGCCCGACTCGCGGAGGCGCTGCTCCCACTCTTCGACGACGATCAGGAGCAGGCGATCGGCCGGGCCACCGAGGCGCTCTCGGAGTTCCGGGGGCGGTATGCGGCGGCCACCCTGACCGGTTTCCGGGCCAAACTCGGCCTCACCGAGCGTGACGTCGATGACGCCGCGCTCACGTCGCTGACCGAGGATCTGCTCGCTCTCCTCAAGGCCGGCGGAGTCGATTTCACGTCATTCTTCCGGGACCTGGCCCGCGGCTCGGAGGGGGACGGCGAGCTCGCCGACTGGATCAAGCGGTGGCGTGCCCTCGGCCCCGACCACGAAGCCATGAACCGGGTCAATCCCCTCTACATCCCCCGCAACCACCTCGTCGAGGAGGCCCTCGCGGCGGCTACCGACGGTGACCTCGAACCACTCCACCGCCTCCTCGACGCGATCACCTCACCGTTCGACGAGCGCCCGGGCCTCGACCGCTTCACGGAACCGGGCCCACCGGACTTCGGCACCTACCGCACCTTCTGCGGGACATAACCCCTATTCGGTACGGCCACCGAGAGCGCCGTGGCTACCCCGCGACGTCCCGGTGGCGGCGCGGCCGCCAGCGCGTCTTTCGGGCGGAGGCGGTCCAAAGACCGGGTTGTGGTGACGCGCCGAAGACCACCGGCCGTCACACCCGCCTTCGGCGGGAAACCCGTGCCGGTGGTCCGGCAGCCGGCGCGGCCCGGTATGCGTCCGGGCTCAGGTGCGGTATCGCTCGATGTACTCCGCGGCCACCGCCGGCAGTTCGTCCTCGTCGTCCTCGGCGAAGAAGATCTCGTTCTCCAGCCAGTAGCGGCACAGGAACGCCTCGAACGACTCCGCGCAGAACTGGATCTCGTCGGGTTCCGCGGCCGGGTCCGGTTCGTCGCCGTGTGAGTACAGGTCGACCGTGCAGACCACGGCATGTTCCGAGCCGTCCTCGGTCAGGTACAGATACCAGAACAGACAGCCCTGCTGGTCGGCCAGGAACCGGATCAGGTGACCCTTCCCGGTCGGCGACGGCACCGAGCCGACGTCCAGATCCAGATAGCAGGCGGTGGACGAGCGCACTCGCTCCTGCAGTTCCGGGGTGCTCATGAATCGTACGAAAGAATCCGGAAGGGCCAGCCCGGCAGCCTCGCAAGCCGACCGCAGCAGCGGAAGCTCCTCGTGCGTCCCGCCGTTTTCGTTGATCGCCCATGCGTCGTGGGCCGCCTGCTCACGCAGCCAGCCGAAATCGCCGTTCAACGAGAACGGCAGCGGCGGCAGTTCCGCGAACGAATACCGCCCATAGGTTCCCACGTCCGGCCGGGCCGCCACTCCTGCCGACGCCAACCCGGTACCCCACCACGACGCCGGAAACGGCGCCTCCTCAGCCTTCATGGCCGCCATCCTGCCGATCTTGCAGGCCCGCCCGCCAGTGCCGTCCCGACCCACCAGCTGTTCGTGGTCGCTGCCATCGGCCCGTCAGCACAGCCCCGACCATCAGCTGCTTTGCCGGCTGGCGCCGAGGGCAGTCGTCGGGCCGTCGAAGCAGCCCTGAGCGCCAGCTGGAGTGGGCAGCTGCTGGTGAGGAGCTGTCGTCGGGTTGTCGGGGGCAGCCCCGCGGACCAGCTGGGGCAGGCGACTGGCGCCGAGGGCTGTCGTCAGGCCGCAAGCGCAGCCCTCAGCGCCGGCCGGCGGTGAGTGTTTCGCTGGCTGTAAGAGCTTTTGTCGGGTTTCTCGGGTAACCCTCAACGCTGGCAAAGGGGCGAGGGCTTGGGTGGCTTTCAAGGTGTTTGTGGGGTTTGTCGGGGCAGCCCTCAGCGCCAGCTGGGAGTGAAGGGTCGGCTGGTGGTGAGGGCTGTTGTCGGGGTGTCGGGGCGGCTCTGGGGGCCGGCTACGTCTTCGGGCTTCGGGGGAGGGCGGTGGCCAGGCGGCGGACGGCCTCGTCCATGGCCGACGGGGGTGCCGCCGCGTAAGTGAGGCGCAGGTGTGGGGACGGGGGCTCGGCGGCGTGCCAGGGGCGGCCCGGGAAGACGGTCACGCCTGCCGTGGCCGCGGTGGCCGCCACCGCCACGTCGTCGGTGCCCGGTGGCAGCGGGGACCACAGGTGCAGGCCGCCGGCCGGGACGGCCGTCGGGAGCAGGGCCGGCAGGTGGCGGGTCAGGGCGGTCAGGAGGGCTTCGCGGCGGGTGCGGAGTTCGGTGCGCAGGCGACGGCGGTGCCGGGACCAGGCCGGGCTCGTCACGAATTCGATCGTGGCCTGCTGCAGGGGACCCGCCACGAAGAAGTCGTCGAGCAGGCGGGCGGCCCGGAGGCGGGCTCCGGCCGGGCCCCGGGCGCCCAGCGCGGCGACCCGCAGACCGGGCGCCGCCGACTTCGTCAAGGAACGCAGGTAGACGACGTGGCCGTCGGGATCGGTGGCAGCCAGCGGCGGCGGCGGGTCGCCGTCGATCGTCAGGTCGCGGGCGTAGTCGTCCTCGATCAGGAACGCGCCCGCCGCGTGGATCGCGGCCAGCACCGCGGGACGCCGAGCGGGCGACAGGGTGGCGCCGGTCGGGTTCGCGTGGAGTGGCTGGCAGTAGAAGAGCCGCGCGCCGGTACGGGTGAACGCCGCCGCCAACTGATCGGGCCGGACACCGTCGCGGTCGGCCGGGACCGGTACCACCCGCAGACCGGCGGCATGCGCGGCGGCCAGGGCCCCGAGGTAGGTGGGCGACTCGACGAGCAGGGTGTCGCCGGGTTCGGTGAGGGCCCGCAGCGCCGACGACAACGCCGCCTGCCCGCCGGGACAGATCACCATGTCGGCGGCTTGGAGCCCGTCGCCGGACGACGGCTGCGTCTCGCGGGCGAACCAGGCGCGTAGGTCATCCCGCCCCTCGACC of the Actinoplanes sichuanensis genome contains:
- a CDS encoding YbaB/EbfC family nucleoid-associated protein, which translates into the protein MWDGEVDLGERLRTLSVTATSSDGAIRATVTGDNRLSLRLQPGTYQWYDERGMVRQLSSLGTTTWVAWTRQRDELIRLASGRSRIEAEQSRQQHADLGQQRFAEDLRRLECEGWSTGRSVRIGLTGATRWQVEIADGTLRDRSEQEFIAEVGSAFDALIGDRTAKLALLRAEHFDIGVPASWIRRVQDSS
- a CDS encoding NHL domain-containing protein — encoded protein: MTRKRAATLAALTILVLDAPAPALAQPGGTAPKLVAGGGGAEFSGDGGPAVEAELNKPTAAAVAADGTLFVADMVNRRVRAIGPDGIIRTVAGNGRSTVPQLPLPPNTKGTGIALGSPNAITIGGDGTLFIADSTVSRVYALAPDGTITVRVDPTVLGGPINTINGLAVTGDGVLHLADRENNRVIEVGPGGGSRPISTPVGLPVGLAADTAGDVWIVSASSMLSRLHGGKIATIVESADGRWAADERRPTSTPFHAIAISAGKDGVYVIDNTRREARRLADDGAVSTAADLPADPFGADDPLAVAAEAAPAGPLYLVDTLGSRIFSAPVAASADNGQGSSRTPTWYWAVGGVLVVALLALLLWIARRRRA
- a CDS encoding protein kinase family protein, yielding MYSRRREIRAGSEIFCVRGAAEIHALDEGCLVLRADARQSSVRGREVRLARLDAARVGDPLAVARGGDRLGAAHGEDCAGRWRTELKVEARLHDVVSGLPRVVFRHEDAASYTYATGMPPGVAVTELHGRPPLPGRVLHDVLRGIVLVGRTLEGLHETGRAHRALRPEVLLASRDRMWLRDAGLAATRPEAGEGTDAYRAPEQMRAGGAAASDVYQLAAIVYHLVTGEAPGADPLPVARLRPDWGRLDEPLAAALHPDPERRSTIDDLIRGLTRADG
- a CDS encoding protein adenylyltransferase SelO; this translates as MSDVSAPVIALAHRFADELPEMAVAWSAADVAAPRLLVLNEPLAAELGLDPEWLRTDDGLRFLTGNALPDGAKPVAQAYAGHQFGGYSPRLGDGRALLLGELGGRDLHLKGSGRTPFARGGDGLAAVGPMLREYVISEAMHALGIPTTRSLAVIATGKSIVRENLAPGAILVRVAASHLRVGSFQFARATGDDELLRRLAGHAIARHYPQVDGPLGLYRAVVGAQAELIARWMLTGFIHGVMNTDNMTISGETIDYGPCAFMDAFDPATVFSSIDEGGRYAYGNQPGIAQWNLARLAEALLPLFDDDQEQAIGRATEALSEFRGRYAAATLTGFRAKLGLTERDVDDAALTSLTEDLLALLKAGGVDFTSFFRDLARGSEGDGELADWIKRWRALGPDHEAMNRVNPLYIPRNHLVEEALAAATDGDLEPLHRLLDAITSPFDERPGLDRFTEPGPPDFGTYRTFCGT
- a CDS encoding aminotransferase-like domain-containing protein; the encoded protein is MFNSNAADRVVQELRGLAGAAAAGTRLPSVRELTDRHQASPVTVAAAIRQLVAEGLVETRSGRGTFVAARPVAPLSPPDLSWQTVALGPRRFGEEEMQALLALPPSGTIPLTGGYLDADLQPAAALGAALARAARQPAVWQRGPVEGRDDLRAWFARETQPSSGDGLQAADMVICPGGQAALSSALRALTEPGDTLLVESPTYLGALAAAHAAGLRVVPVPADRDGVRPDQLAAAFTRTGARLFYCQPLHANPTGATLSPARRPAVLAAIHAAGAFLIEDDYARDLTIDGDPPPPLAATDPDGHVVYLRSLTKSAAPGLRVAALGARGPAGARLRAARLLDDFFVAGPLQQATIEFVTSPAWSRHRRRLRTELRTRREALLTALTRHLPALLPTAVPAGGLHLWSPLPPGTDDVAVAATAATAGVTVFPGRPWHAAEPPSPHLRLTYAAAPPSAMDEAVRRLATALPRSPKT